Proteins from a genomic interval of Paenibacillus sp. FSL R5-0623:
- a CDS encoding RNA polymerase sigma factor, producing MTDREIFELYKEQVYYFCYYLMKNQADAEDICQEVFVKVILADRTKVRNMKSWILRIASNECHSVMRRRKSGWLKEVRHYLLSKSQSYNPVEEGVYHRETKEELQGLYSGLPDKIRMVVVLRFINDLTIPEISKVMNIPEGTAKSRLNKGLKLLNKMVEPQLKELSNNESVF from the coding sequence ATGACTGACAGAGAAATTTTTGAATTGTACAAAGAGCAAGTTTATTACTTCTGTTATTATCTGATGAAGAATCAAGCAGATGCCGAGGACATTTGCCAAGAAGTATTTGTCAAAGTTATTTTGGCTGACAGAACTAAGGTAAGGAACATGAAATCATGGATATTGCGGATTGCTTCAAATGAGTGTCATAGCGTTATGAGAAGACGGAAATCTGGATGGTTGAAAGAAGTTCGGCATTATTTGTTGTCCAAATCCCAGAGTTATAACCCTGTGGAAGAGGGTGTGTATCATAGGGAAACAAAAGAAGAGCTACAAGGATTATATAGTGGGCTTCCTGACAAGATTAGGATGGTTGTTGTCCTTCGATTTATCAATGATTTGACTATACCTGAGATCTCTAAAGTTATGAACATACCTGAAGGGACTGCAAAATCCAGATTAAACAAAGGATTAAAACTGCTCAATAAAATGGTTGAACCTCAACTAAAGGAGCTGAGTAATAATGAATCAGTATTCTAA
- a CDS encoding DUF4179 domain-containing protein: MNQYSNKEKNISHPDYDLMWTTIEKEAHKRRVNLNSSQKPAGYRAKAIPISIIFTFFLLVAIPVFASMTIDWDRIGGRGVASAINNGIGQQYDLQSANSGVTMNLSGVVTDGEKMKMLISLDTSIDLSPYSGFATEENTIIGGSDARANVYGYLGHDPDSQKLIGIYETADTLKGGTKEFTFEAKNLILYRDRDIFLKSNQHTGESMVTGVSQFPAIHIESVRHADNQTVIRYKVEVAASDLESVNPHLRVHTGAQVVDAIPTILPNEEKGLLIEQVFDISEADWANANLHFNYVEAAKRLTGTWKFEFVANGKKASEAIYTKKLYTNPEFQAKTGVTLDQLVITPLNLQILIDEEGSYTEGIVQYKSIQMIIDDKTITGVQTTKGGRSENNQQLFHFESPEWYQNWSDVPMKLILKDAIVQKRDTTKNWIHLNEPKKQKQYTKLIVDGLEIQFSYYRDGEKLIVESYSQTPSFRGINQTMLRINGKEVVPEINPQGMTPVKIHIDTYKDIPFDGHIELNPGIYKYSDPDKNVDIQL; the protein is encoded by the coding sequence ATGAATCAGTATTCTAATAAGGAAAAAAATATATCTCATCCGGATTATGACTTAATGTGGACAACCATTGAAAAAGAAGCACATAAACGACGAGTCAATCTGAATTCTTCACAAAAGCCTGCTGGATATCGAGCTAAAGCAATTCCTATAAGCATCATTTTTACTTTTTTCTTACTTGTTGCTATTCCTGTATTCGCCAGTATGACGATTGATTGGGATCGAATCGGAGGCCGGGGCGTTGCAAGTGCAATAAATAATGGTATCGGTCAGCAATATGATCTTCAGTCCGCTAATTCAGGTGTGACAATGAATTTAAGCGGTGTTGTAACAGATGGAGAAAAAATGAAGATGCTCATATCTCTGGACACATCAATCGATCTTTCTCCATATAGTGGATTTGCGACTGAGGAAAATACTATAATAGGAGGATCCGATGCGAGAGCGAACGTATATGGTTATTTGGGGCACGATCCTGATAGTCAGAAACTCATTGGGATCTATGAAACAGCTGATACTTTAAAAGGTGGTACCAAAGAGTTTACATTCGAAGCAAAGAATCTTATCCTTTATCGGGATAGGGATATTTTCCTGAAATCTAATCAACATACTGGAGAATCAATGGTTACTGGTGTTTCACAGTTTCCGGCGATTCATATTGAATCGGTTAGACATGCAGATAATCAAACGGTCATCCGTTATAAAGTCGAGGTAGCAGCATCAGATTTGGAAAGCGTCAATCCTCACTTGAGAGTTCATACCGGGGCCCAGGTTGTAGATGCTATTCCGACCATCTTGCCTAACGAAGAAAAAGGATTGTTGATTGAACAGGTATTTGATATATCGGAAGCGGATTGGGCGAATGCGAACCTTCATTTCAATTATGTTGAAGCAGCAAAACGATTGACAGGTACTTGGAAATTCGAATTTGTCGCAAATGGGAAAAAAGCAAGTGAGGCGATATATACGAAAAAACTGTATACCAATCCTGAATTCCAAGCAAAAACCGGTGTTACTTTAGATCAACTTGTGATTACTCCATTGAATCTTCAGATTTTAATTGATGAAGAAGGTTCATATACAGAAGGTATTGTTCAATATAAATCGATTCAGATGATTATAGATGATAAAACAATCACAGGGGTGCAAACCACGAAAGGGGGGCGTTCTGAAAATAATCAGCAATTGTTTCATTTTGAATCTCCTGAGTGGTATCAAAACTGGTCTGATGTTCCAATGAAACTCATCTTAAAAGATGCCATTGTTCAGAAACGAGATACAACTAAAAACTGGATTCATTTAAATGAACCCAAGAAACAAAAGCAATACACCAAACTCATTGTCGATGGACTTGAAATACAATTCTCTTATTATAGGGATGGGGAGAAATTAATTGTAGAGTCATATTCCCAAACGCCTAGTTTCAGAGGTATTAACCAAACAATGCTTCGGATCAATGGCAAAGAAGTCGTTCCTGAAATTAACCCCCAAGGGATGACACCTGTAAAAATTCATATAGACACCTACAAAGATATTCCATTTGATGGACATATTGAACTGAATCCGGGCATCTATAAATACAGCGATCCGGACAAAAATGTAGATATTCAACTGTAG
- a CDS encoding helix-turn-helix domain-containing protein: MKKEMTTIKQTRLHSILDEATKLLIEKPNASMNEIAESAKIGIATLHRYVESREQLMVYLGLRAIEVVSETMKEIQLDEEHCEKYIPELIEALIPLGDKIYFLAHDTTINYNPEIEGADLKLREPVLHAVGLLQQKGYFRSDLDKTWIVDVLYSIMFLTWQQVVSGHIARKAAPALVVDTFYHGFKQR; this comes from the coding sequence ATGAAAAAAGAAATGACTACAATCAAACAAACCAGGCTGCATTCCATTCTGGATGAGGCCACCAAGTTGCTGATTGAAAAACCGAATGCTTCCATGAATGAAATTGCAGAATCTGCAAAAATCGGGATCGCTACGTTACATCGATACGTGGAAAGTCGCGAACAGCTTATGGTATATCTCGGATTACGTGCAATCGAGGTGGTCAGTGAGACCATGAAAGAAATCCAACTGGATGAGGAGCACTGTGAAAAGTACATACCCGAGCTGATCGAGGCGCTGATTCCATTAGGCGACAAAATTTATTTTCTGGCTCATGACACCACCATTAACTATAATCCCGAGATTGAAGGAGCAGATCTGAAACTAAGAGAACCGGTACTCCATGCGGTCGGTCTGTTACAACAGAAAGGTTATTTCCGCTCCGATCTCGATAAAACCTGGATTGTCGATGTGCTGTATTCCATCATGTTCCTGACGTGGCAGCAGGTTGTAAGTGGTCATATCGCGAGAAAAGCAGCCCCTGCGCTTGTGGTGGATACGTTTTATCATGGATTTAAGCAGAGGTGA